A region from the Chitinivibrionales bacterium genome encodes:
- the dapB gene encoding 4-hydroxy-tetrahydrodipicolinate reductase produces the protein MTTNIIINGACGKMGREIAAVALEDAECGLAGCVEQASHPAVGKDYGSVTGLEAKGVTVAAAVAGLAIDKSVILDFTSPKASLSLLDAVEGKQARLVIGTTGFDEAQTARIEAAAKKIPIVFGPNMSLGINLLFMLTELVAKKLGGTFDIEIIEAHHRMKKDAPSGTAHRLGEIAAAATGTTYGEAVKNGRSGMVGERTKKEIGMHAVRGGDIVGDHTVLFAGQGERLELRHVAHSRATLARGAVAAAKWLGGRKPGLYTMRDVLGL, from the coding sequence ATGACAACGAACATCATCATCAACGGCGCGTGCGGGAAAATGGGCAGGGAAATCGCCGCGGTCGCGCTGGAAGACGCCGAATGCGGCCTTGCGGGCTGCGTGGAACAGGCCTCGCACCCCGCCGTGGGCAAGGACTACGGCTCTGTCACGGGCCTCGAGGCAAAAGGCGTTACCGTGGCCGCCGCCGTCGCCGGCCTCGCCATTGACAAAAGCGTCATCCTCGATTTCACCTCGCCGAAAGCGAGCCTGTCGCTCCTTGACGCGGTGGAGGGAAAACAGGCGCGGCTCGTGATCGGCACCACCGGTTTCGACGAGGCGCAAACGGCCCGCATTGAAGCGGCCGCGAAGAAAATCCCCATTGTTTTCGGCCCCAACATGAGCCTCGGCATCAACCTGCTGTTCATGCTCACGGAGCTTGTTGCAAAAAAACTGGGCGGCACGTTCGACATCGAGATCATCGAGGCGCACCACCGGATGAAAAAGGACGCGCCCAGCGGCACGGCGCACAGGCTCGGCGAGATCGCGGCCGCGGCCACCGGCACCACCTACGGCGAAGCGGTGAAGAACGGCAGGTCCGGCATGGTGGGCGAGCGCACGAAAAAGGAGATCGGCATGCACGCGGTGCGCGGCGGCGACATCGTGGGAGACCATACCGTGCTGTTTGCCGGGCAGGGTGAACGGCTCGAACTGCGCCATGTCGCGCACAGCAGGGCCACGCTCGCCCGCGGGGCCGTGGCCGCCGCGAAATGGCTCGGCGGCCGCAAGCCGGGGCTTTACACCATGCGCGACGTGCTCGGCCTGTAA
- the dapA gene encoding 4-hydroxy-tetrahydrodipicolinate synthase: MTLQGCFVAIVTPFGADGLVDEAGLRSNIEFLIQNGVSGIVPCGTTGESATLSWDEHNRVVDIALEQVKGRIQVIAGAGSNNTHESIEAAVHAKEKGAQAILCITPYYNKPTQEGLYQHYKTLATTVDIPIVLYNVPGRTGVNMLPKTVERLCEFKNIVAVKEASGNLLQISEIHRRCGDRLTILSGDDALTLPILVCGGKGVISVVANIWPQKMVAMLAAFAKNDMAAALRLHEELLPVSNAMFFETSPGPVKTAMNYLGLAAGPLRLPLVDMESDNREKLIAVLKQSGIKQLS, encoded by the coding sequence ATGACATTGCAAGGATGTTTCGTTGCGATCGTGACCCCGTTCGGCGCCGACGGGCTCGTCGACGAGGCGGGGCTGCGCAGCAACATAGAGTTTCTCATACAGAACGGCGTGTCCGGCATCGTGCCCTGCGGCACCACCGGCGAATCGGCCACCCTGTCATGGGACGAGCACAACCGGGTGGTGGACATCGCCCTCGAGCAGGTGAAAGGCCGCATCCAGGTGATCGCGGGCGCGGGCTCCAACAACACCCACGAGTCCATCGAGGCCGCGGTGCATGCCAAGGAGAAAGGCGCGCAGGCCATTTTGTGCATCACGCCGTATTACAACAAGCCCACCCAGGAAGGGCTGTACCAGCATTATAAAACGCTCGCCACGACCGTGGACATTCCCATCGTGTTGTACAACGTGCCGGGCCGCACCGGCGTCAACATGCTGCCGAAAACGGTTGAGCGCCTGTGCGAGTTCAAAAACATCGTGGCAGTCAAGGAGGCGAGCGGCAACCTGCTGCAGATATCGGAGATCCACCGCCGCTGCGGCGACCGGCTCACCATCCTTTCCGGCGACGACGCGCTCACGCTTCCCATTCTCGTGTGCGGCGGAAAAGGCGTGATTTCGGTGGTGGCGAACATCTGGCCGCAGAAGATGGTGGCGATGCTGGCCGCGTTTGCAAAAAACGACATGGCCGCGGCGCTCAGGCTCCACGAGGAGCTGCTGCCGGTCTCCAACGCCATGTTCTTTGAGACGAGCCCCGGCCCGGTGAAAACCGCGATGAATTATCTGGGGCTCGCCGCAGGGCCGTTGCGGCTTCCGCTGGTCGACATGGAAAGCGACAACAGGGAAAAACTCATCGCGGTTCTCAAGCAGAGCGGCATCAAGCAGCTGTCGTAG
- the rplI gene encoding 50S ribosomal protein L9, producing the protein MEVVLKKDHDKLGKAMDVVNVKDGYARNFLIPQGIAVVATEGNRKAVAESKRIAEKREEKKQKEAREQAKQIEKIPCTIKAKVGEDDRLFGSVTTQEIADFLAKEGFAVDKKDLELEEPIKQLGVYSVKITLYKDVIANLKVWVVKEESK; encoded by the coding sequence ATGGAAGTCGTATTGAAAAAAGACCACGACAAGCTCGGCAAGGCCATGGATGTCGTTAATGTCAAGGACGGGTACGCGAGGAATTTCCTCATCCCCCAGGGCATCGCGGTGGTCGCCACCGAGGGAAACCGCAAGGCGGTGGCCGAATCAAAGAGGATCGCCGAGAAACGCGAGGAGAAAAAGCAGAAAGAGGCGCGTGAGCAGGCCAAACAGATCGAAAAGATCCCGTGCACCATCAAGGCGAAGGTGGGCGAGGACGACAGGCTGTTTGGGTCGGTGACCACGCAGGAGATCGCGGATTTCCTGGCCAAGGAAGGGTTCGCGGTTGACAAGAAAGACCTTGAGCTGGAGGAGCCGATCAAGCAGCTCGGAGTGTATTCGGTGAAGATTACCCTGTACAAGGACGTTATAGCCAACCTCAAGGTGTGGGTGGTCAAGGAAGAGTCCAAGTAA